GCTGCGCGCGGGGGTGGCATGATGCGGCGCGTGGCGTGCGGCGGTGTCCTGGCACTGGCAGTGCTGGCCGGCTGCCAGAAGCCGACCGGCGCTGCGCCGGCGCGCGTGGCCACCACCGCCGATTCCGCCGACCAGGTGATGTTCGGGATGAACATGATCCTCACCGACCGCGGCGTGCAGCGCGCCGAGCTGAAGGCCGACACCGGCTACTTCTTCGACGAGAACACGCGGTTCGAGCTGCGGATGGTGAACACCACGTTCTTCAACAAGGACGGCAGCCGCAGCGGCGTGCTCACCTCGAGGCGCGGCACCTACAACACGCGCGCCAACGTCATGGAGGCGCGCCAGAACGTCGTCATCATCGGCGCCGACGGCAAGCGGCTCACCTCCCCCATGGTGCGCTTCGAGCAGTTCCGCAACACGATCGTCTCGGACAGCCCGTTCGTGCTGGTGGAAGGGGAGCGGCGGCTCGAGGGCATCGGCTTCGAGAGCGACCCGCAGATGCTGAACGTCAAGGTGCGCCAGCTCTCGCGTGGCACCGGCGTCCGCATCGTGCTGCCCTCGGGCCCGGGTGCTGCGCC
The genomic region above belongs to Gemmatimonadaceae bacterium and contains:
- the lptC gene encoding LPS export ABC transporter periplasmic protein LptC, which encodes MMRRVACGGVLALAVLAGCQKPTGAAPARVATTADSADQVMFGMNMILTDRGVQRAELKADTGYFFDENTRFELRMVNTTFFNKDGSRSGVLTSRRGTYNTRANVMEARQNVVIIGADGKRLTSPMVRFEQFRNTIVSDSPFVLVEGERRLEGIGFESDPQMLNVKVRQLSRGTGVRIVLPSGPGAAPTFQSDSAARTPSPAAAAPTATKVKQ